CCGCCTGGCGTCGGACTCGTGGAACCGGCCCCAGCAGAGGGTGCGGCCCTGGTCGTCGCTCACGCAGGCGTGGTCGGTTCCGGCGCCCACGGCGAGCGCCTTGAGTCCAGGCTGGTGAACGCGGAACGGCCGCTTCACCGAGATCGTTCCGGCGGTGATGGTGATTTCCGCCGCGCCGGGGCCCACCCCTCGCACCAGGCCGGTGGCATCCACCGTAGCCACCGACGGCGCCGAGCTGGAAAAGGCAAGCCCGGGAGTGGCGACGAAGTGGCCGTTCGCGTCCAGCGGGCGGATTACGAACCGGGCCTCGCCCCCCACGGTCACGTCGAAGCCGCCCGGTGGCTCCACGGACAGGGACGCGACTACCTGGCGCACGGTCACCGGGATGGTGTCGCGCAGGTTCCCGATGGCGGCGATCACCCGCGTGGTGCCTTCGGCCTTGGAAACCACGGACGGCAGGCTGGTGACGTCGACGACGTTCGCGTTCTCCGCGATGATCATCACGGGTACTCCCGGGACCGGAGCGCCGTTGCGGTTGTACGCATTCACCGTGATGGGGGCGGATACCCCGAGAGAGCTGAAGCTCAGGGCACGGGGGCTGATTTCGACGCGGACGGCGGGGAGTGCCCCGGCCGTCGCCGTGAAACTGACGGGTGCGCCGGCGGCGGCAGTGGCCTGGGCCACCTGGCTGCCCACCGCGGGCCCGAGCGTCCAGGACGACCGCGCGATTCCGCCTGCGTCCGTTGCCGACACGGCAGGATTCAGCGTTCCGCCGCCTTCCACCACCGCCCATTGCACCTGCACGCCGGCGATCGCGTTGCCGCGCTTGTCCACCGCGCGCACGGCCAGGGAATCCGCCACCGGGTCTTCGGCGGTTCCGGTACGCGTGGTGGGTCCCACGGCCGCGAGCCCGGCCAGCACGTCCGGAACCCCGACCGCGCGGAAGGTTTCGAAGACGATGGCCTGCCCCGTGGCCGCGTCCACCGCGCGCGCCTCCACCCGCTGCGTGTCGCCGGCCACGGTGCCCAGCGTCCAGCGCTCGCGCGCCTCGCCCTGACCGTTGGTGAGGGCGGAGCCCGCGAACACCGACCCTCCGCCCGCGGTCACCACGAAGTTGACCAGCTGGTTCTTGACCGGCTTGTCGCGCTCGTCCACCACGCGGACCACCAGGGGCTGCGCCAGTTCCTTGCCCACCGTGTCGCGCTGCAGGTCGCCCGACACCACCACCACGCGCGCGGGGCGCTGGCCGCCGCCTACCACTTCGCCATTGCATGCCGCGGCGAGCAATCCCAGGAGGAGCGCCGACGCGCTCGCGATCATCCTCATACCGTGTGTCCCGGTTCGTTGTCGTGCACCGCGGCGCCCATGCGCCCCAGCTCTTCCGCCACTTCGTCCATCTCCATCCCCGCGCCCATCTCCGCGTACGACCTGTGCGCCTCCCGCAGC
The genomic region above belongs to Longimicrobium sp. and contains:
- a CDS encoding Ig-like domain-containing protein — protein: MRMIASASALLLGLLAAACNGEVVGGGQRPARVVVVSGDLQRDTVGKELAQPLVVRVVDERDKPVKNQLVNFVVTAGGGSVFAGSALTNGQGEARERWTLGTVAGDTQRVEARAVDAATGQAIVFETFRAVGVPDVLAGLAAVGPTTRTGTAEDPVADSLAVRAVDKRGNAIAGVQVQWAVVEGGGTLNPAVSATDAGGIARSSWTLGPAVGSQVAQATAAAGAPVSFTATAGALPAVRVEISPRALSFSSLGVSAPITVNAYNRNGAPVPGVPVMIIAENANVVDVTSLPSVVSKAEGTTRVIAAIGNLRDTIPVTVRQVVASLSVEPPGGFDVTVGGEARFVIRPLDANGHFVATPGLAFSSSAPSVATVDATGLVRGVGPGAAEITITAGTISVKRPFRVHQPGLKALAVGAGTDHACVSDDQGRTLCWGRFHESDARRTPVAVGGPRLEKIAGGNQFSCGLTGSGAAYCWGLNGAGQLGNGSKTASSTPVAVSGGRQFTELALGGYFACGLTGDGRAFCWGAGGDGTLGNGQWENASTPQPVSGGHSFTSIAAGDHHACGLVADGSAYCWGLNMSGEVGVAPDRCVTPTQDIIGRSCHNAPVAVSGQVRFRTLALGYDTSCGLAADGAAYCWGNNSYGQIGIGTKGGERTTPTAVAGGHTFRSITSGLYTVCGTTTGGQAVCWGNNGSGQFGNGTRDEPGTTSATPVIVQRGRQFGQLSIGRNHACGIASDGFVYCWGEGSLGHLNDQSLYPQLVIDPG